CCTCGGTGACATACCCCGTCGCCTCGATGAACCGCGAAAAGTCGTCGTTGGTGACCGTCGTAGCGTCGATGGAGAAGCCTTCCAGGCGCACCTCGTGCAGCGGAGTCTCACCGTCGGCCGGGTTGCGGTCGCCGGAGGCGTCGCCCATCGTGAACGAACCCGACGGGATCGCGCACTGCGCGATCCCGTGCCGACCCGTCCCCGCCACGGCAGACCCGGGCTGCCGCGACGCACCGCCTAGGCTCACCGCCACGGCCGCCCGCGACGGCGTACCGCAGCTGCATCCCGGTCCGCAGGGTCCACTCGAGGTCGACACGATCCCACCCTAGATCGCGGCGGAGAACCGGTCCGAATCCCCTCAGATCCGACCCAATGACAGCGCTTCATGTCGTATCTCGACCAGTCCAGCGTTCGAGGCTGCCCTAACCCGCTCGATCTGCGCCTCGAGCAGGCGCGAAGGGATTTGTCCGATCAGGTCCAGCGCGTAGGTCCTCGATCATTGCTTTGTCTCGACCACTTTGGCGCGAGAAACGAAATCCAAGGGCTCGCCGGATCCCAAGAATGGAATTCTTCTGGTAGCGTTACCACATACAAGGCCGATCGATGAATGCATGCAACCCCGCGTGACGGGCAACCGCGAGTTAGAAGGGCCGAGGCGATTATCGTGGCAGCGAACGCCCTCCCCCAAGGGAGCTCGGCTGTTGTCACTGGTGCTGGCGGGGCATTAGGCCGGGCGATCTCGTTCCGACTTGGTTCCGACGGATTCGCCGTCGGCGTCCTCGGACGCGAGAGCGCCCATCTTCGCGAGACCGCCGACCTCCTCACCCAGAACCGCGTCCCCCACCGCGTGCTGCCCGTCGACCTCCGCGACGGCGCGGCGCTGGACGCCGCGCTCAGCGAGACCGAAGAAGAACTCGGCCCTCTGGGCGCGCTCGTCAACAACGCGGCGATCTATCCGAGCACGCCGCTGTTCGACATCTCCCAGGCAGAGTTCGAGGACGTCGTCCGCGTCAACCAGACCGCATACTTCTTGGCAGCCCAAGGCGCTTCCCGGCGCATGGCTGAGCGCGGGACCGGCGCAATCGTCAACATCGGATCGATCACCTTCCACGGCGGCTGGGCGAACCTCGCGAGCTACGTGACCACGAAGGGCGCTGCGGTCGGAATGACCCGAGCTCTGGCCCGCGAACTCGGCCCTCTCGGCATCCGCGTGAACGGGGTCTCCCCTGGAGCGTTCCCGACGAAGGCCGAGGAGATCCACGAAAGTCCCGCGCAGTACAGCGCATGGGTGATCGACCGCCAATCGCTCAAGCGCCGCGGAACCGACGCCGAGCTCGCCGCCGTCGTGTCGTTCCTCGTGAGCCCTGACTCGTCATTCGTCACCGGCCAGACGATCAACGTCGACGGCGGATGGATCATGGAGTGAACCTGATGCCCTTCCCCGAAACCGCCCCGTCGACCGCCGATCTGCGCCGCCGCGCCGGCGATCTGGCCGCCTTCGCCGGCATCCAGGAGGTCGTACTGAAGAACGGACGCGAGGAGGGCGTGCGAGCCCTCCTGCTCCGGAACGCCTCGGGACTGGAGGTGGAGGTGCTCATCGACCGCGCCTTCGACCTCGGCTCGGCGCGCTATCGTGGCGTGCCGTTCGGGTGGCGCAGCGGCAACGGCTTCCGTCATCCGGGACTGCACGAGTCGGATGCCGAGAACGGCCTCTCCTGGCTTCGGGCTCTGGACGGACTCCTCGTCACCGGCGGACTCGACCACGCCCTCTTCGGCGGCGAGTACGACGCCACCCACTACGCGTATCCACCCAAGCAGACCGTCAAACACGGGCTGCACGGCCGGTTGACGGCGATCCCGGCCCGACTCCTCCGAGTCGAGGAGGACTGGCTGCAAAGCGGAGGCGTGCTGCGCGTGGTCGGCGAGGTGATCCAGGCGACATCTTTCGGCGAGCACCTGCGCCTCATCCGAACCATCGAACTCGACGTCTTCGGGAACGAGCTGCGGGTCCACGACGTCGTTGACAACCTCGGCTTCGAGCCGACTCCGCACATGTTCCTCTATCACCTCAACATCGGCTATCCATATGTCGACGAGGGAACCGCACTGGTGGCCCCGATCGCAGGCCACGAGTGGGCATCCGACTCGACGACGCAACAGGGTGTCCCCTACGACGTGCTGTCCGCACCGGTCGACGGGTTCGTCGAGCAGGTCTGGGAGCATGCGCTCACCGTCGGCGACGACGGCCGCCACCGCGTCGCGCTCCACACCCCCGATGCCTCCCGCGGCATCGAGATCTCGTGGGATGCAGCCACCCAGCCGTTCTTCTTCGAATGGCAGAACCTCCGCGCCGGTCAGTACGGCGTGGGGCTGGAGCCCTCCAGCACCCACGTCACCGGGGAGGCGGCCGCGCGCGAGGACGGCAGCCTGACGTGGCTGGCGCACGGCGAATCGCGCGCCTACGACCTCACGGTGCGCGTACTCGACGGCACTTCGGAGGTCGCCGAATCCGCGTCTCGCATCCGCGCCATCGGTCCGCAGCCGTCTGCATCTTGATCACCCGCTACTCGAGAGAGACCTCCAATGACAGACGACAGCTCCTCAGCGCCGAAAGGAGTCCTCAGCGGATACCGCGTGCTGGACTGCTCGATCGCGATGGCGGGCCCTTTCGCGGCGCAGCGCCTGGGCGATCTCGGCGCGGACGTCATCAAGGTCGAGCCGACAGCCGGCGAGTGGCAGCGCCATGCGGCGGCCGGCGGTGCTCGGGGCAACCGGATCAACGTCTCCTTCCTGTCCTTGAACCGCAACAAAAGGTCGTTCGCGGTGGACTTGAAGGCACCCCACGGGCGCGAGCTGGTGCACCGGCTCGTCGCGGAGTCCGACGTCTTCCTGCAGAACTACCGCCCGGGAGTCGCGCAGCGCCTCGGCGTCGACTACGAGACGCTGCGCGAGATCAACCCCGCCCTCGTCTATGTGTCGATCTCGGGCTACGGCGAGGACGGGCCCTATCGCGATCGCCCGGGACAGGACCTCCTGCTGCAGGCCCTCTCCGGAGCGATGCTCTCTGCCGGCGCGGCCGGAACGCCGCCGCAGGCGGCCGGGCAGTATCTCGTAGATGCCGTGACCGCGTCGACCGCGTTCGAGGCGGTGCTCGCAGCCCTCCTGCACCGCGAGCGGACCGGTGAAGGCCAGCGGGTGACGGTGAACATGCTCGACGTCATCACGACGCTGCAGATGCAGGAGATCTCCGTCTACACGATGGGGGGCGTGCCGCAGGAGCGTAGCGACCAGCCTCACGCGCACGTCTACATCCGCTCCCCCTACGGCACATTCGCGACGACGGATGGGTACCTTGCGCTCGCGATGCCGCATCTGCCCACGCTCGGCGAGTTGATCGACGAGCCCGCCTTCGCCGACATGGACGGCGAAATCGACGGCTGGGACCGGCGAGACGAGATCTACGCGAAGGTGGCGGACAAGCTGCGCACCCGCAGCACCGCCGAGTGGTTGAACCTCTTGGGCTCCGCGGGCATCTGGGTGGCGCCCGTCTACTCGTACGAGGATCTCGTCAACGATGCTCAGATCGCGCATAACGGGACGATGGTGGAGTACGACCACCCGACCGAGGGACGGGTCCGCACCCCCGGCTTCCCCTACCGGTTCTCCCGCACTCCGGCGCGCATAGTCCGCGGCGCACCGCTCGCCGGCCAGCACACCCGTGAGATCCTCCGTGACCTCGGCGTGCCGGCCGAGCACGTCGACGCCTTGCTGGACGAGGGCGTCATCGCCGCCGCGAGCGCTGCGTCATGACGACCGTCCTCACCGGCCTGACCTGGGATCACCCGCGCGGACGCGAGGCTCTCGAGGCGGCGCGGGCCCACGCGGCCTCGGTCGGCGTGGACCTGACCTGGGACGTGCAGTCGCTGGAGGGCTTCGAGTCCGCCCCCATTGCCGAGCTCGCGCAGCGGTACGACGTGATCGTGCTGGATCATCCGCACCTCGGCGACGCCCTGGCTTCGCGTTGTCTCCGCCCGATGGAAGCCGTCGTCGGATCCGACGTCCTTAAGGACATCGCGCACCGCGCCGTGGGCCCCTCCCTCGCCTCGTATCGACTCGCGGGATCGACCTGGGCGCTCCCTCTCGACGCCGCCACCCAGGTCAGTGCACGCCGCACCGACCTCCTGGACCAGGAGCCCCGGACGTGGTCGGATGTCGTCTCCGTCAGTGCCCGGCATCCCGTCGCCCTGTCGGTGTCCGGACCGCACGCATACCTCTCGTTCGCATCGATCTGCCACAGCTTCGGTGCACCGCTCTCCGGCGGCGCTTCCGAGACGATCGTGGACACGGGGGTCGGGTCGCTCGCGCTCGGCATCCTCCGCGAGCTGTCTCGGCGGGGGCCGCGCGGCTCCGAGGCGCAGAATCCCATCGCGCTCCTCGAGCGGATGATAACATCCGACGACATCGCGTACATCCCCCTGGTCTACGGCTACGTGAATTATGCGAACCGGCGCCGCACGCGCGCTGTCACGTTCGCAGATGCGCCGGAGGGTGTCGGCGGGGTCACCGGTTCCACCATCGGAGGCACCGGCATCGCCGTCACCACGCGGGCCGAGGTCGCCGCCGGACTCCGCAAGCACCTCGTCTGGCTCCTCGGCGACCAGACCCAGACAGGTTTCATCCCCCTCCACCAGGGTCAGCCGTCGGTGCGAGCCGCATGGGAGGACGACGCGGTGAACGGCAGCACAGGCGACTTCTATCGACGCACCCGACGCACGATCGAGCGCGCCTGGGTGCGACCCCGGTTCGCGGGATTCGTCCAGCTTCAACGCGAGCTGTCTCGCGTCATCCGAGAGGCCCTCGCGAACGACTCCGAGCCGAGAACCGTGCTGGAGCGGATGACGGCGCTCCAGAACGACGCGGTCGCCCGCGCCGACCTCTCCACCTTCGAGGAGGCAGTCTCATGATCCACAGCACCATCGACGAAGTCGTCGTCGAGACGGACGGGCACGTGGCGTTCATCACCCTGAATCGTCCGGCCAAGCTCAACGCCGTCACTCCGGAGATGTCGAAGGAGCTCACCCGGCTCGCCCACGCGATCAACGACGACGATGACGTGCGGGTGGCCGTGCTGACCGGCGCCGGCGAGCGCTCGTTCTGCGCGGGGTCCGACATCCGCACGCTGGACGAGTACGAGACTGCCTGGGCCTTCCGCAATCGCGTGGACTACTGCGACGCCCTTCGTGAAGTGCGCAAGCCCCTGATCGCCGCCGTCAACGGCTACGCCTTCGGCGGCGGGGTGGAGACGGCGATGATCTGCGATATCCGCCTTGCGGCGGACACGGCAACCTTCGCCGCATCGGAGATCAAGCTGGGATGGATCGGCGGCGGCGGGATGAGCGCATTCCTCGCGCACAGCGCCGGCCCGAGCAACGCCGCGATGATGCTGCTCACCGGCGACCCGATCGGCGCAGCGACCGCCCAGGCGTGGGGTCTGGTCACGGAGCTTCATCCGCGCGAGAGACTGCTCGCCCGCGCCTCCGAGCTCGCACACACGATCGCCAGCCGCCCGCCGATCGCGGCGCAGACCGCGAAAGCGAACGTCCGCGCCGCCTACACGATGCCGTTCGACGACGCGATGCGATACGAGCGCGATCTGCAGACCATCTGCTTCGCCACCCAGGACGCCGCCGAGGGGCGCGCCGCGTTCACGGAGAAGCGCGCCCCGCGTTTCGAAGGCCGATGATGGCCGATCCCCGACACTCAGGAGTCCCGTCGATGACCTGGTTTCCCGCCCTCACGGCCGCCCTTCCCGCCGACGCGAGCGACGCGGTGCTCATCGGGCGCGTCTGGGAGCCGGCCGCGCAGGGGCCGACG
The Microbacterium sp. SLBN-154 DNA segment above includes these coding regions:
- a CDS encoding CaiB/BaiF CoA transferase family protein, translated to MTDDSSSAPKGVLSGYRVLDCSIAMAGPFAAQRLGDLGADVIKVEPTAGEWQRHAAAGGARGNRINVSFLSLNRNKRSFAVDLKAPHGRELVHRLVAESDVFLQNYRPGVAQRLGVDYETLREINPALVYVSISGYGEDGPYRDRPGQDLLLQALSGAMLSAGAAGTPPQAAGQYLVDAVTASTAFEAVLAALLHRERTGEGQRVTVNMLDVITTLQMQEISVYTMGGVPQERSDQPHAHVYIRSPYGTFATTDGYLALAMPHLPTLGELIDEPAFADMDGEIDGWDRRDEIYAKVADKLRTRSTAEWLNLLGSAGIWVAPVYSYEDLVNDAQIAHNGTMVEYDHPTEGRVRTPGFPYRFSRTPARIVRGAPLAGQHTREILRDLGVPAEHVDALLDEGVIAAASAAS
- a CDS encoding aldose 1-epimerase family protein, which produces MPFPETAPSTADLRRRAGDLAAFAGIQEVVLKNGREEGVRALLLRNASGLEVEVLIDRAFDLGSARYRGVPFGWRSGNGFRHPGLHESDAENGLSWLRALDGLLVTGGLDHALFGGEYDATHYAYPPKQTVKHGLHGRLTAIPARLLRVEEDWLQSGGVLRVVGEVIQATSFGEHLRLIRTIELDVFGNELRVHDVVDNLGFEPTPHMFLYHLNIGYPYVDEGTALVAPIAGHEWASDSTTQQGVPYDVLSAPVDGFVEQVWEHALTVGDDGRHRVALHTPDASRGIEISWDAATQPFFFEWQNLRAGQYGVGLEPSSTHVTGEAAAREDGSLTWLAHGESRAYDLTVRVLDGTSEVAESASRIRAIGPQPSAS
- a CDS encoding enoyl-CoA hydratase/isomerase family protein; this encodes MIHSTIDEVVVETDGHVAFITLNRPAKLNAVTPEMSKELTRLAHAINDDDDVRVAVLTGAGERSFCAGSDIRTLDEYETAWAFRNRVDYCDALREVRKPLIAAVNGYAFGGGVETAMICDIRLAADTATFAASEIKLGWIGGGGMSAFLAHSAGPSNAAMMLLTGDPIGAATAQAWGLVTELHPRERLLARASELAHTIASRPPIAAQTAKANVRAAYTMPFDDAMRYERDLQTICFATQDAAEGRAAFTEKRAPRFEGR
- a CDS encoding carbohydrate ABC transporter substrate-binding protein, which translates into the protein MTTVLTGLTWDHPRGREALEAARAHAASVGVDLTWDVQSLEGFESAPIAELAQRYDVIVLDHPHLGDALASRCLRPMEAVVGSDVLKDIAHRAVGPSLASYRLAGSTWALPLDAATQVSARRTDLLDQEPRTWSDVVSVSARHPVALSVSGPHAYLSFASICHSFGAPLSGGASETIVDTGVGSLALGILRELSRRGPRGSEAQNPIALLERMITSDDIAYIPLVYGYVNYANRRRTRAVTFADAPEGVGGVTGSTIGGTGIAVTTRAEVAAGLRKHLVWLLGDQTQTGFIPLHQGQPSVRAAWEDDAVNGSTGDFYRRTRRTIERAWVRPRFAGFVQLQRELSRVIREALANDSEPRTVLERMTALQNDAVARADLSTFEEAVS
- a CDS encoding SDR family NAD(P)-dependent oxidoreductase, whose product is MAANALPQGSSAVVTGAGGALGRAISFRLGSDGFAVGVLGRESAHLRETADLLTQNRVPHRVLPVDLRDGAALDAALSETEEELGPLGALVNNAAIYPSTPLFDISQAEFEDVVRVNQTAYFLAAQGASRRMAERGTGAIVNIGSITFHGGWANLASYVTTKGAAVGMTRALARELGPLGIRVNGVSPGAFPTKAEEIHESPAQYSAWVIDRQSLKRRGTDAELAAVVSFLVSPDSSFVTGQTINVDGGWIME